The following coding sequences are from one Triticum dicoccoides isolate Atlit2015 ecotype Zavitan chromosome 4A, WEW_v2.0, whole genome shotgun sequence window:
- the LOC119285091 gene encoding acyl-CoA-binding domain-containing protein 5-like: MELLFELLLTAAATLLVAVLLAKLFSGANDPPRRDRADVIAEEKAEEERTVEANEVGAWADVAAAPALAEGWVEVEKAPAAVAEGMTEWVAAEEEGVPATLLAPELFLGTVSREQKEEGEVGKKHCDLTAAAEAAVEVKPRDSGDEAAPREVLGVELEEETTQQRNDLGAEVAPSEVPDAGLQKQEFHAMEAVEVKQLHLDVGAAPAEVIDAGPEEREEGVQAAEVIPRELAPETLPSDVLDVIPGKQEEQVIEASQHELPLVVAPRVIPDAAAKDEEMKEQSVEEVVVPQEEVHSKEEAQCEAGRDDQHEELVPKDEPALKKSDDLSVSQEDSPNDKVDVQLPEKDTTLLGMPEDEARASMEFEEWEGIERSEVEKRFGAAAAFAASDTGAAALSKLNTDVQLQLQGLLKVAVDGPCYDAAQPLTLRPSSRAKWVSWQKLGNMHPEIAMEKYMNLLSEFIPGWMGDATSSTEKHKVDVDSEGALLTMTTHTSDPQINQGNEGSASIDEGPLTSPPNPEIGQSSDVPAE, translated from the exons ATGGAGCTGCTGTTCGAGCTGCTCCTCACGGCGGCGGCCACCCTCCTCGTCGCCGTCCTGCTCGCCAAGCTCTTCTCCGGGGCCAATGATCCCCCCCGCCGCGATCGCGCTGACGTGATCGCGGAGGAAAAAGCGGAGGAGGAGAGGACCGTCGAGGCCAACGAGGTGGGAGCGTGGGCGGatgtggcggcggctccggctctCGCCGAGGGGTGGGTCGAGGTGGAGAAGGCCCCCGCGGCCGTCGCGGAGGGGATGACCGAGTGGGTGGCCGCGGAAGAAGAGGGGGTTCCGGCGACGCTTCTTGCTCCGGAGCTGTTCCTTGGCACCGTGTCGCGGGAGCAGAAGGAGGAGGGTGAAGTTGGCAAGAAGCACTGCGATTTGACCGCCGCCGCGGAGGCGGCTGTCGAAGTGAAGCCGCGGGATTCGGGCGATGAGGCTGCTCCCAGAGAGGTTCTTGGCGTGGAGTTGGAGGAAGAGACAACCCAGCAGCGGAATGATCTGGGCGCTGAAGTTGCCCCGAGTGAAGTCCCTGATGCGGGCTTGCAGAAGCAGGAATTTCATGCCATGGAAGCTGTTGAAGTGAAGCAGCTCCATCTGGATGTGGGGGCTGCTCCTGCAGAAGTTATTGATGCAGGaccggaggagagggaggagggagtGCAAGCTGCTGAAGTGATTCCGCGTGAACTGGCTCCCGAGACTCTACCCTCGGATGTTCTTGACGTTATACCTGGGAAGCAGGAGGAGCAAGTCATTGAAGCGAGTCAGCACGAATTGCCTCTCGTTGTGGCTCCAAGAGTGATTCCCGACGCCGCAGCAAAGGATGAGGAAATGAAAGAACaatctgtggaagaagttgttgttCCACAGGAAGAAGTTCACAGTAAGGAGGAAGCTCAATGTGAGGCCGGCAGGGATGATCAGCATGAAGAACTGGTCCCTAAGGACGAGCCGGCTCTTAAGAAATCGGATGATCTAAGTGTCAGCCAAGAAGACAGCCCTAATGACAAAGTGGATGTTCAGTTACCCGAGAAGGATACCACATTGCTAGGGATGCCGGAAGACGAGGCTAGAGCGAGCATGGAGTTTGAAGAGTGGGAAGGGATTGAGAGAAGTGAAGTGGAGAAGAGATTTGGTGCAGCAGCGGCATTTGCAGCTAGTGACACTGGGGCGGCTGCTCTGTCGAAGCTGAATACCGATGTGCAGCTGCAGCTGCAGGGACTTCTCAAGGTTGCAGTTGATGGTCCCTGTTATGACGCTGCACAACCCCTTACACTGAGACCTTCTTCTCGTGCAAAATG GGTCTCTTGGCAAAAGTTAGGAAACATGCATCCTGAGATTGCTATGGAAAAATACATGAATCTTCTGTCAGAATTTATTCCTGGATGGATGGGAGACGCAACCTCG AGCACAGAGAAACACAAAGTTGATGTTGATTCTGAAGGGGCCCTTTTAACAATGACTACTCATACAAGCGACCCACAGATCAATCAAGG GAATGAAGGTAGTGCTAGCATAGATGAAGGTCCACTAACAAGTCCTCCTAACCCAGAAATAG GGCAGAGCTCTGACGTCCCTGCCGAATGA